From the genome of Sporomusa sphaeroides DSM 2875:
ACCTGGATGGGTATTTATCGGCTTGCCAGCTGGGCATTACCTTAACCGCCCTTGGGTTAGGCTGGATAGGAGAGCCTACAGTGGCTGGCCTGGTAGAGCCGCTGCTAACATCACTTGGCCTGGGGAAGCAAGCAGTAGGTATAGTTTCGTTCTTAATCGGCTTTTCAACCATTTCATTTTTGCATGTGGTTGTTGGCGAATTAGCACCTAAATCCCTTGCTATTCAGCGTGCGGAAGGGGTTGCCCTATTTGTATCAGGACCATTAATTTGGTTTCACAAAATAATGTATCCTGCCATATGGTTATTAAATGGTGCAGCAAACACTCTCATTCGGTGGGTTGGGCTGCGCAATATAGGTGAACACCAGGGAATTCATTCCGAAGAAGAAATTAGAATGCTCCTGCTCCAAAGTCATGAGGGCGGAGAGATAAACCAATCGGAACTTGAATTGACAAGCAACATCTTCGAGATGAACGAGAAAATTGCGGTAGATATCATGATTCCGCGTACCAGCATGGTATGCATGTTTGATGACCTGCCAATCGAAAAGAATTTTGAGATTATTGCACAAGAACAGTTTGCCCGCTACCCTGTTTGTCTGGAAGATAAAGACCATATCATTGGATATATTCATACGAAAGATTTATTGACAATCTGTTTAAGAAATGAAAAAATCACTTCTATAAAACAATTTTATCGAGAACCTTTATTTATTTATGAGTTCACACCTGCTGTAGAAATTTTACAACAAATGCAAAAGCAACGCAAACAGCTGGCTATTGTCCTTGACGAATACGGTGGAACTGCAGGTGTTGTGGCATTAGAAGACGTTCTTGAAGAAATTGTTGGCGAAATCGAAGACGAATATGATATTGATGATGTACCTCCGGTTTTTGAACTGGGAGCAGGGCATTATTCAATTGACGCCCGAGAATCTATTATAGATGTTCAGCAGATCCTAAATATTACAATGGAAACTGAAAATATTCATACCTTGGGTGGATGGTTTATAAACCAATATAGAGGGAAACTGGAAAAAAATGCTGAGATTCTTCATGAAGGCTATCGGTTTAAAGTAGTTGAAATTGAAGGAAATAGCATTTTTCGTTTCGAAGTGAAAGCTGAACAAACTGATGAAGTCGCCCCTATTCTCTAACAGAACCTACTTCATAAACGGTCTTTGCTTTTTGGGCTTTTTCTTCATCGTGGACTAACTTAGTCAGTTCGTATGCCAATACTTCCTTGGCTTCGTTTAGCTGACTGCCTTCCCATTGATCCATTGCGTCAATCTGCTCAAGTGGCAAGAAGGTAAGCATGCGTATGCATTTGAGAACATCGGCCTCACCAATATTACGCCAATATTGATAGAATTCAAAAGGTGTCGTTTTGTTGGGGTCAAGCCAAACAGCTCCCTTGGCCGTCTTTCCCATCTTATTGCCTTCGGAATTCTTTAGCAATGTAATTGTCATAGCATAGGCATCTTTGCCTAACTTACGACGAATCAGTTCCGTACCACCTAACATATTGGACCACTGGTCATCACCGCCAAACTGCATATTGCAGCCATAATTCTGATATAGATAATAATAATCATAAGACTGCATAACCATATAATTAAATTCCAAAAAGGATAGCCCCTTTTCCAGCCGCTGCTTGTAACATTCTGCCCGCAACATATTATTTACGGGA
Proteins encoded in this window:
- a CDS encoding hemolysin family protein, producing MVVSDSINLLIVIVLIAATAFFVAAEFAMVKIRESKIQQLINEGNASANKAMHVINNLDGYLSACQLGITLTALGLGWIGEPTVAGLVEPLLTSLGLGKQAVGIVSFLIGFSTISFLHVVVGELAPKSLAIQRAEGVALFVSGPLIWFHKIMYPAIWLLNGAANTLIRWVGLRNIGEHQGIHSEEEIRMLLLQSHEGGEINQSELELTSNIFEMNEKIAVDIMIPRTSMVCMFDDLPIEKNFEIIAQEQFARYPVCLEDKDHIIGYIHTKDLLTICLRNEKITSIKQFYREPLFIYEFTPAVEILQQMQKQRKQLAIVLDEYGGTAGVVALEDVLEEIVGEIEDEYDIDDVPPVFELGAGHYSIDARESIIDVQQILNITMETENIHTLGGWFINQYRGKLEKNAEILHEGYRFKVVEIEGNSIFRFEVKAEQTDEVAPIL
- the tyrS gene encoding tyrosine--tRNA ligase, producing MKIYDELVARGLIAQVTDEEKIKDIINSGNATFYIGFDPTADSLHVGHFMALCLMKRLQMAGNKPVVLLGGGTGYIGDPSGRTDLRSMMSPETIQHNCACFKKQMEKFIEFGENKAIMVNNADWLLELNYIELLRDMGACFPVNNMLRAECYKQRLEKGLSFLEFNYMVMQSYDYYYLYQNYGCNMQFGGDDQWSNMLGGTELIRRKLGKDAYAMTITLLKNSEGNKMGKTAKGAVWLDPNKTTPFEFYQYWRNIGEADVLKCIRMLTFLPLEQIDAMDQWEGSQLNEAKEVLAYELTKLVHDEEKAQKAKTVYEVGSVRE